One genomic segment of Musa acuminata AAA Group cultivar baxijiao chromosome BXJ3-3, Cavendish_Baxijiao_AAA, whole genome shotgun sequence includes these proteins:
- the LOC103977606 gene encoding zinc finger protein 8-like, with protein MSEQQIHNFMKVSVDSFSELPFIRAVPAQQNTPDTSPVIRLFGIDFAMEPDASQDGPSNDPPSSTTETSNTPSAANADSGESARKFECHYCCRKFPTSQALGGHQNAHKRERQHAKRAHIHSALATQQYHHPSFFPDDHVYGYLNYRHLGSIPSAARFAHPPPLHCPSWTSTCPIMNPSACFHGSLGSTSQPIKSSTLPELWRMPVHDGKPSFHGDYPPAQPMFGGRDTKEMVVEGATTLVSPKDQGGFDSGSKNGLSLDLRL; from the coding sequence ATGAGCGAGCAACAGATCCACAACTTCATGAAGGTCAGCGTCGACTCCTTCTCCGAGCTCCCCTTCATCCGTGCCGTGCCAGCTCAGCAGAATACACCCGATACGAGCCCTGTCATTCGGCTGTTCGGCATCGACTTCGCCATGGAGCCTGATGCATCACAAGATGGCCCTTCCAACGACCCTCCCTCCTCCACCACCGAAACCAGTAACACCCCAAGCGCCGCCAACGCTGATAGTGGGGAGAGTGCGAGAAAGTTCGAGTGCCACTACTGCTGCCGCAAGTTCCCGACGTCGCAAGCCCTTGGCGGGCATCAGAACGCCCACAAGCGGGAGCGCCAGCACGCGAAGCGAGCACACATCCATTCCGCTTTGGCCACACAACAGTACCACCACCCCAGCTTCTTCCCCGACGACCATGTCTATGGCTACCTCAACTACCGTCATCTGGGCTCCATCCCCTCTGCCGCCCGCTTCGCCCACCCACCGCCTCTCCACTGTCCTTCTTGGACCAGCACCTGCCCTATCATGAACCCTTCCGCTTGCTTCCATGGCAGCCTAGGTTCCACATCTCAGCCCATCAAAAGCAGTACGCTGCCCGAGCTATGGAGGATGCCAGTTCATGACGGCAAGCCGAGCTTCCATGGAGACTATCCACCTGCACAGCCTATGTTCGGAGGAAGAGACACGAAGGAAATGGTGGTGGAAGGAGCTACTACTTTGGTTTCTCCAAAGGACCAAGGTGGGTTTGATTCAGGCTCCAAAAATGGTTTGAGTTTGGATTTGCGTTTGTAA
- the LOC103977607 gene encoding uncharacterized protein LOC103977607 — translation MGTLVGHVAPGFGFLVIGLWHLVNHIRLYSINPNSYVAPPWFPSPLLGRHLELTLIMFGSVASISMELFIGPEAHQPFDADRTIPSNHLHNFEHASISLTFLIYAAFAVALDRAKLRNRDSLTQLLGAVAFSQQLLMFHLHSADHMGVEGQYHWLLQLVIVVSLATTLIGIGRPRSFPVSFVRSASIAFQGVWFIIMGYVLWTPSLIPKGCFMNMEVGHYVVRCRSDEALDRAKSLVNLQFSWCLAAMAVLSMLLYLFLIKTYPEEPQYIPLVEDAVGEEDEEDLECHKKMIDSESLGHKGQTLRAIELEK, via the coding sequence ATGGGCACCTTAGTAGGTCATGTTGCGCCAGGGTTTGGGTTCCTGGTGATTGGGCTGTGGCACCTCGTTAACCATATCAGGCTCTACTCCATCAACCCCAACTCCTACGTCGCCCCGCCATGGTTTCCCTCTCCTCTCCTCGGGAGGCATCTCGAGCTGACGCTTATCATGTTTGGGAGCGTCGCTTCCATCTCCATGGAGCTGTTCATTGGCCCCGAAGCCCACCAGCCTTTCGACGCCGACAGGACCATCCCGTCCAACCATCTCCACAACTTCGAGCACGCCTCCATCTCCCTCACCTTCTTGATCTACGCCGCCTTCGCCGTGGCGTTGGACCGCGCGAAGCTGAGGAACCGCGACTCGCTGACGCAGCTGCTCGGCGCGGTCGCCTTCAGCCAGCAGCTCCTCATGTTCCACCTCCACTCGGCTGACCACATGGGCGTGGAGGGCCAGTAccactggctgctgcagctggtcATCGTCGTGTCCCTTGCGACCACGCTCATCGGCATCGGGCGGCCGCGGAGCTTCCCGGTGAGCTTCGTGCGGTCGGCGAGCATCGCGTTCCAGGGGGTCTGGTTCATCATCATGGGCTACGTGCTGTGGACGCCGAGCTTGATCCCCAAGGGGTGCTTCATGAACATGGAGGTGGGGCACTACGTCGTCCGTTGCCGCAGCGACGAGGCGCTCGACCGCGCCAAGTCACTGGTTAACCTACAATTCAGCTGGTGCCTAGCTGCCATGGCGGTACTCTCCATGTTGCTCTACTTGTTCCTGATCAAAACATATCCTGAGGAGCCGCAGTACATACCTTTGGTGGAGGACGCAGTtggagaggaggatgaggaggacttGGAGTGCCATAAGAAGATGATAGACTCTGAGAGTCTTGGTCATAAGGGGCAAACGTTAAGGGCCATCGAACTGGAAAAGTAA
- the LOC135633713 gene encoding GBF-interacting protein 1-like, translating into MVMGSGVDGGGQVVPLRIQKTIQSIKEIVGNHSDADIYAVLKETNMDPNETAQKLLNQDPFHEVKRKRDRKKEPTGYRGLADTRRHVEPNVQWAKPLTSWDQNMHKGDYTRNSVPRISRQFRIVRDNRVNQNAKEDVKQETLHQTSSYIHKKSTARDPSDEELSVASNLDGYFLSADSSKSIVVSHNAKDAGPSGSQRPFLHEDTKATVSSSKAQDLQNSSHAHSKVASGNSIIGVYSSSLDPVHVPSADSRSAGIVGAIRRDIGAVGAQRRSSDRRVSQSSVSNLSSNPPLGKDVSPQTEPSGHLNATSKSNHLNQGSALVRNLPSTSMSRSVLSGQHNSKQHQQFMGNQKAMQTNMEWKPKSTQKPNIAIPGVVVSDSVSPSSADNLCITKLVDATELSEKLSKASISENQHVIIPQHLQVPESERTCLTFGSFEAGFDSKGIITANQQSQSADEFTDEPSVSASASVPVVSTVDVFAAGHKDTLVVQGRTPQSDYPAPVSESEELPTATDDSQSSQNIGSYADIGLVQSSSPPYSSKEQQLQNPQSLSSFSAYNNQNGYDVPFFRTVLEDNVHTQDLTSASEALNSLASSFSPLSSNGITQQQQLAHQPQQSLPQMYPQVHIPHYPNFVPYRHIFSPVYVPPIALPNYSSNPAYPHPSNGNNYLMMPGGSSQIPAASMKYAAAQYKPVPGGSPTAYASYNNSAGFTISPPGAVGSTAGPDDITRIKYKDHGLYMPNQQAETSDIWIQTQREHPSLQSAPYYNLSGQAPHAAFLPPHAGHGSFGPAAQISHVQYPGLYHPSQPASMASPHQLVHHNVAPAIGGGVGVGVAAPGPGPGPQVGTYQQPQVGHLNWTANF; encoded by the exons ATGGTCATGGGCTCGGGTGTCGACGGCGGAGGTCAGGTTGTCCCCTTGCGCATCCAGAAGACCATCCAATCCATCAAAGAGATCGTCGGGAACCACTCCGACGCCGATATCTACGCCGTGCTCAAGGAGACCAACATGGATCCCAACGAAACCGCTCAGAAATTGCTCAACCAAG ATCCATTTCATGAGGTAAAAAGGAAAAGGGACAGGAAGAAAGAG CCTACAGGTTACAGGGGCTTAGCTGATACAAGAAGGCATGTGGAACCTAATGTACAGTGGGCGAAACCTCTTACATCATGGGATCAAAATATGCACAAAGGAGATTATACTCGAAATTCAGTTCCTA GAATCAGCAGACAATTTCGTATTGTGAGAGACAACAGAGTAAATCAAAATGCAAAAGAGGATGTCAAGCAAGAAACACTTCATCAAACTTCTTCATACATTCATAAGAAGAG CACTGCCCGAGATCCATCTGATGAAGAGCTGTCTGTAGCCTCAAATTTAGACGGATACTTTCTATCAGCAGATTCAAGCAAGTCTATTGTTGTATCTCATAATGCCAAAGATGCAGGCCCAAGTGGCAGTCAGAGACCATTTCTGCATGAAGATACAAAGGCAACTGTCTCTTCATCAAAAGCACAGGATTTACAAAATAGTTCTCATGCTCATTCTAAAGTGGCATCAGGCAATTCTATTATAGGTGTGTACTCTTCATCTCTAGACCCAGTTCATGTACCATCTGCTGACTCCAGATCAGCTGGAATAGTTGGGGCTATTCGGCGTGACATAGGAGCTGTTGGTGCTCAGAGACGGTCTTCTGATCGTCGGGTTTCTCAGTCATCAGTTTCTAATCTCTCTTCAAATCCTCCATTGGGAAAAGATGTTTCTCCACAGACAGAACCATCTGGTCATCTAAATGCCACATCTAAGAGCAATCATCTAAACCAAGGATCTGCCCTGGTGCGTAATTTGCCTAGCACATCCATGAGCAGATCAGTTCTGAGTGGCCAACACAATAGCAAGCAACACCAACAGTTTATGGGTAATCAGAAAG CCATGCAGACCAACATGGAATGGAAGCCAAAATCTACTCAGAAACCCAATATTGCCATACCAGGTGTGGTTGTATCTGATTCAGTCTCTCCATCTTCTGCTGATAATTTGTGTATCACCAAGCTGGTAGATGCTACTGAACTGTCTGAGAAATTGTCAAAAGCTAGTATATCAGAAAATCAACACGTGATCATACCTCAACATCTTCAAGTGCCAGAGTCGGAGCGTACATGCTTGACTTTTGGCAGTTTTGAGGCAGGTTTTGACTCAAAAGGAATTATAACTGCTAATCAACAATCTCAAAGTGCAGATGAGTTCACTGATGAACCTTCTGTAAG TGCATCAGCTTCAGTTCCGGTTGTCTCTACCGTGGATGTCTTTGCTGCTGGCCATAAGGATACTTTGGTAGTCCAAGGTAGAACCCCTCAATCTGACTACCCTGCACCGGTTTCAGAGTCTGAGGAACTACCAACTGCAACTGATGATTCGCAAAGTTCTCAAAATATTGGTAGTTATGCAGATATTGGGTTGGTCCAAAGTAGCAGTCCTCCTTACAGTTCAAAAGAACAGCAGTTGCAAAATCCACAAAGCTTGTCGAGCTTCTCG GCATATAACAACCAAAATGGTTATGATGTCCCATTTTTTAGAACTGTGTTGGAAGACAATGTACATACACAAGACTTAACTTCGGCATCTGAG GCCCTGAACTCACTTGCTTCCAGCTTCAGCCCTTTATCCTCCAATGGTATCACACAACAGCAACAACTAGCTCATCAGCCTCAGCAGTCACTTCCGCAGATGTATCCACAAGTTCACATCCCACATTATCCAAATTTTGTACCTTATCGTCACATCTTTTCTCCAGTTTACGTCCCACCGATTGCGTTGCCGAACTACTCTAGCAATCCTGCATATCCTCACCCTTCAAATGGGAACAACTATCTTATGATGCCAGGCGGAAGCTCGCAGATACCTGCTGCCAGTATGAAGTATGCAGCTGCACAGTATAAACCAGTACCTGGTGGTAGCCCTACAGCATATGCAAGCTACAATAATTCAGCTGGATTCACCATTAGTCCCCCTGGTGCTGTTGGCAGTACAGCAGGCCCTGATGACATCACTAGAATCAAGTATAAAGACCACGGTCTCTATATGCCAAATCAACAG GCGGAGACATCGGACATCTGGATTCAGACACAAAGAGAGCATCCAAGCTTGCAGTCAGCACCATATTACAACTTATCAGGGCAAGCACCACATGCAGCATTTTTGCCCCCACATGCTGGTCATGGTTCTTTCGGTCCTGCAGCACAGATTTCACATGTGCAGTACCCTGGTTTGTACCATCCCAGTCAACCAGCCTCCATGGCGTCCCCACATCAGTTGGTACATCATAATGTGGCACCAGCCATCGGTGGAGGTGTTGGGGTTGGGGTGGCGGCGCCGGGGCCAGGGCCAGGGCCACAGGTTGGAACCTATCAGCAGCCCCAGGTTGGTCACCTAAACTGGACGGCCAACTTTTGA
- the LOC135632882 gene encoding protein Brevis radix-like 1: MLTCIACSKQLGGGGGGGSPFREPDEDEAAGAGTPGTRQAIKALTSQIKDMALKASGAYRHCKPCAGAAAGERRHHLHHHGSYADSEAASGSDRFHYAYRRAGGSAASTPRATAAAMGRELEARLKALSSGERTPSVSGRTEASSAFLEDGEEEEPKEWVAQVEPGVLITFFSLPQGGNDLKRIRFSRQMFNKWQAQRWWAENYDKVMELYNVQRLNRQAMPLPKSEDESSKDDSPVTPPLTKERLPGNVLRPLMGGGGGMGYSSSDSLEQHPSYRGHGLHHPHHARHYYDSGGLTSTPKLSSISGAKTETSSMDASLRTSSSPEEVDQSGELSASISNASDLEREWVEEDEPGVYITIRELPGGIRELRRVRFSRERFGEMRARLWWEENRARIQEQYL; the protein is encoded by the exons ATGCTAACGTGCATCGCCTGCTCGAAGCAGCTCGGCGGGGGGGGAGGCGGTGGATCGCCGTTCCGTGAACCCGATGAGGATGAAGCTGCCGGTGCCGGCACTCCCGGCACCCGCCAGGCCATCAAAGCCCTCACGTCCCAG ATTAAGGACATGGCGTTGAAGGCGTCGGGGGCGTACCGGCACTGCAAGCCGTGCGCCGGGGCGGCCGCGGGGGAACGCCGCCATCACCTTCATCACCACGGGAGCTACGCGGACTCGGAGGCAGCGTCGGGGTCGGATCGGTTCCACTACGCGTACCGGCGGGCCGGAGGGAGTGCGGCGTCCACGCCGCGAgcgacggcggcggcgatggGTCGGGAGCTGGAGGCGCGGCTCAAGGCGCTTTCCAGTGGCGAGAGGACGCCGTCGGTGAGCGGTCGGACGGAGGCCTCGTCGGCTTTCCTGGAGGACGGCGAGGAGGAGGAGCCCAAGGAATGGGTGGCCCAGGTGGAGCCTGGGGTTCTGATCACCTTCTTCTCACTCCCCCAGGGTGGCAACGACCTCAAGAGGATCCGGTTCAG CCGGCAGATGTTCAACAAGTGGCAAGCCCAGAGGTGGTGGGCTGAAAACTATGACAAGGTCATGGAACTCTACAATGTCCAGAGATTAAATCGGCAGGCCATGCCTCTTCCCAAGTCTGAGGATGAG AGCTCAAAGGATGACAGCCCAGTGACACCACCACTGACCAAAGAGCGTCTCCCTGGCAATGTTCTCAGGCCACTgatgggtggtggtggtgggatggGGTATTCCTCATCAGATTCTCTCGAGCAACATCCAAGCTACAGAGGCCATGGCCTTCACCACCCACACCACGCACGCCATTATTATGACTCTGGAGGCCTCACTTCAACTCCAAAGTTATCTAGTATCAGTGGGGCAAAAACAGAAACGTCATCGATGGATGCTTCATTGAGGACAAGCTCATCACCTGAGGAGGTGGACCAATCTGGAGAGCTTTCCGCGTCAATTAGCAATGCTAGTGATCTAGAGAGGGAATGGGTGGAAGAAGATGAACCTGGTGTCTACATCACGATTCGTGAATTACCCGGAGGTATCAGGGAACTCCGCCGTGTGCGATTCAG CCGGGAGAGGTTTGGAGAGATGCGTGCAAGGTTGTGGTGGGAGGAGAACCGTGCCAGGATACAAGAGCAGTATCTTTGA